A genomic window from Triticum urartu cultivar G1812 chromosome 7, Tu2.1, whole genome shotgun sequence includes:
- the LOC125522193 gene encoding BTB/POZ and MATH domain-containing protein 1-like produces MAQKSVKPSRNHLSDQKSFRYLPLLPAMASAIAAWRGRREIVSPAILIYDPNVVDSRGLSTFVALRLIFLSEPRASAVRTTLRACLVDQRGVPKPSHEVSQRITFKKPQDSSERIKLEGLGYVKDDSFSVQCTLDVLKEIGEETALEELHLPSSDLHLQLAQLLQSETGADVTFLVSGESFSAHKLIVAARSPVFMAEFFGDMKEKCSQCVEIKDMDAEVFKALLQFIYTDTMPELRQREWDAEDEAEYEQQEEADAKAVTVMAQHLLAAADRCGLDRLKHICAGKLSSSINVDTAATTLALAEQHNCPELKTRCVQFIIRTPATLDAVLATEGYKHLEASCPLVVIDLLKAAHGRKI; encoded by the coding sequence ATGGCTCAAAAATCAGTAAAACCCTCCAGAAATCATCTCTCCGATCAGAAAAGTTTCCGCTATTTGCCGTTATTGCCCGCTATGGCCTCCGCTATAGCTGCTTGGAGAGGCCGCCGTGAAATCGTTTCTCCCGCGATTTTAATCTATGATCCAAACGTCGTGGACTCGAGGGGTTTGAGCACGTTCGTGGCGCTCCGTCTTATCTTTCTCAGTGAACCACGAGCCAGCGCTGTGAGGACGACTCTTCGCGCTTGCTTGGTTGATCAGAGAGGAGTGCCTAAGCCATCCCATGAAGTTTCTCAGAGAATAACATTCAAGAAGCCCCAAGATAGCTCAGAGAGAATTAAGCTAGAAGGATTGGGATATGTCAAGGATGACTCTTTTAGTGTGCAGTGCACCCTTGATGTTCTCAAGGAAATAGGAGAGGAAACGGCCCTTGAAGAACTGCATCTGCCATCGTCTGACTTGCACCTGCAATTGGCTCAACTCCTTCAGAGCGAGACAGGAGCTGACGTCACATTTCTCGTGTCCGGCGAATCTTTTTCTGCGCACAAGCTCATTGTCGCCGCAAGGTCCCCTGTCTTTATGGCCGAGTTTTTTGGAGACATGAAGGAGAAGTGCTCGCAATGTGTGGAGATCAAGGACATGGATGCTGAGGTGTTCAAGGCCCTGCTTCAGTTCATCTACACAGACACCATGCCAGAACTCAGACAGCGGGAGTGGGATGCGGAGGACGAGGCAGAGTATGAACAGCAGGAGGAGGCAGATGCAAAGGCGGTGACTGTGATGGCTCAGCATCTGCTTGCTGCTGCTGACAGGTGTGGACTGGATAGGCTCAAGCACATATGTGCCGGTAAGCTCTCTAGTAGCATCAACGTGGACACGGCGGCAACAACTTTGGCTTTAGCCGAGCAGCACAATTGCCCAGAGCTCAAGACAAGATGTGTTCAGTTCATTATCAGAACTCCTGCCACTCTTGATGCTGTGTTGGCGACGGAGGGGTATAAGCACCTCGAGGCAAGCTGCCCTCTGGTGGTGATCGACCTTCTCAAGGCTGCGCATGGGAGAAAAATTTGA